In a single window of the Megalobrama amblycephala isolate DHTTF-2021 linkage group LG3, ASM1881202v1, whole genome shotgun sequence genome:
- the hdac8 gene encoding histone deacetylase 8 isoform X1: protein MSDKSDSNNDKSRNRSVVYVYSPEYIQTCDSLSKVPNRASMVHSLIEAYDLLKYMRVVKPHVASIEEMSVFHTDSYLQHLHKISQDGDNDDPQSADFGLGYDCPVVEGIFDYAAAVGGATLTAAQNLLDGKCDVAINWAGGWHHAKKDEASGFCYVNDAVLGILKLREKYERVLYVDVDLHHGDGVEDAFSFTSKVMTVSLHKFSPGFFPGTGDVTDTGLGKGRWYAVNVPFEDGIRDDRYCQIFTSVMQEVKALFNPEAVVMQLGADTMAGDPMCSFNMTPVGVGKCLNYILGWELPTLLLGGGGYNLANTARCWTYLTGTVLGQTLSSEIPDHEYFTEYGPDYSLEISPSCRTDRNESQHLERVINTIKGNLKNVV from the exons ATGAGTGATAAAAGCGACAGtaataatgacaaaagcagAAATCGCAGTGTGGTGTATGTTTACAGTCCGGAATATATCCAGACATGTGACTCACTGTCTAAAGTGCCAAACCGG GCGAGTATGGTGCATTCACTGATTGAGGCGTATGACTTATTGAAATACATGAG AGTGGTTAAGCCACATGTGGCCTCAATAGAGGAGATGTCTGTGTTTCACACAGACTCTTACTTACAGCACCTGCACAAGATCAGCCAGGATGGGGACAATGATGACCCTCAGTCTGCTGACTTTGGACTGG gctaTGACTGTCCGGTGGTGGAAGGCATTTTTGATTACGCAGCTGCCGTTGGAGGAGCCACTCTGACTGCTGCCCAGAATCTGCTGGATGGAAAGTGTGATGTGGCCATCAACTGGGCCGGAGGGTGGCATCACGCCAAGAA GGATGAAGCATCTGGGTTCTGTTATGTGAATGACGCTGTTCTTGGAATCCTCAAATTGCGGGAGAAGTATGAGAGAGTTCTCTATGTGGATGTGGACCTTCACCATGGAGATG GTGTGGAGGATGCTTTCAGCTTCACCTCTAAAGTCATGACAGTGTCTCTGCACAAGTTCTCCCCTGGCTTCTTTCCAG gcACAGGTGATGTGACTGACACTGGGCTGGGTAAAGGACGCTGGTACGCTGTTAACGTCCCCTTTGAGGATGGCATACGTGATGATCGGTACTGCCAGATCTTCACCAG TGTGATGCAGGAAGTAAAAGCTCTATTTAACCCTGAAGCAGTTGTGATGCAACTAGGAGCGGACACAATGGCAGGAGACCCCATGTGCTCCTTCAATATGACTCCTGTTGGAGTTGGAAAGTGTCTAAACTATATACTGGGCTGGGAGTTACCCACTCTGCTACTAGGAGGAG GCGGTTATAACCTTGCCAATACTGCCCGCTGCTGGACCTATCTAACGGGGACCGTCCTAGGACAGACTCTGTCTTCTGAGATCCCAGACCATGAG TACTTCACTGAATACGGCCCAGATTATTCCCTGGAGATCAGCCCGAGCTGCCGAACCGACCGCAACGAGAGCCAGCATCTGGAGCGGGTCATCAACACCATCAAAG
- the hdac8 gene encoding histone deacetylase 8 isoform X2, whose translation MVHSLIEAYDLLKYMRVVKPHVASIEEMSVFHTDSYLQHLHKISQDGDNDDPQSADFGLGYDCPVVEGIFDYAAAVGGATLTAAQNLLDGKCDVAINWAGGWHHAKKDEASGFCYVNDAVLGILKLREKYERVLYVDVDLHHGDGVEDAFSFTSKVMTVSLHKFSPGFFPGTGDVTDTGLGKGRWYAVNVPFEDGIRDDRYCQIFTSVMQEVKALFNPEAVVMQLGADTMAGDPMCSFNMTPVGVGKCLNYILGWELPTLLLGGGGYNLANTARCWTYLTGTVLGQTLSSEIPDHEYFTEYGPDYSLEISPSCRTDRNESQHLERVINTIKGNLKNVV comes from the exons ATGGTGCATTCACTGATTGAGGCGTATGACTTATTGAAATACATGAG AGTGGTTAAGCCACATGTGGCCTCAATAGAGGAGATGTCTGTGTTTCACACAGACTCTTACTTACAGCACCTGCACAAGATCAGCCAGGATGGGGACAATGATGACCCTCAGTCTGCTGACTTTGGACTGG gctaTGACTGTCCGGTGGTGGAAGGCATTTTTGATTACGCAGCTGCCGTTGGAGGAGCCACTCTGACTGCTGCCCAGAATCTGCTGGATGGAAAGTGTGATGTGGCCATCAACTGGGCCGGAGGGTGGCATCACGCCAAGAA GGATGAAGCATCTGGGTTCTGTTATGTGAATGACGCTGTTCTTGGAATCCTCAAATTGCGGGAGAAGTATGAGAGAGTTCTCTATGTGGATGTGGACCTTCACCATGGAGATG GTGTGGAGGATGCTTTCAGCTTCACCTCTAAAGTCATGACAGTGTCTCTGCACAAGTTCTCCCCTGGCTTCTTTCCAG gcACAGGTGATGTGACTGACACTGGGCTGGGTAAAGGACGCTGGTACGCTGTTAACGTCCCCTTTGAGGATGGCATACGTGATGATCGGTACTGCCAGATCTTCACCAG TGTGATGCAGGAAGTAAAAGCTCTATTTAACCCTGAAGCAGTTGTGATGCAACTAGGAGCGGACACAATGGCAGGAGACCCCATGTGCTCCTTCAATATGACTCCTGTTGGAGTTGGAAAGTGTCTAAACTATATACTGGGCTGGGAGTTACCCACTCTGCTACTAGGAGGAG GCGGTTATAACCTTGCCAATACTGCCCGCTGCTGGACCTATCTAACGGGGACCGTCCTAGGACAGACTCTGTCTTCTGAGATCCCAGACCATGAG TACTTCACTGAATACGGCCCAGATTATTCCCTGGAGATCAGCCCGAGCTGCCGAACCGACCGCAACGAGAGCCAGCATCTGGAGCGGGTCATCAACACCATCAAAG